Genomic segment of Bifidobacterium lemurum:
AGCACGATGCGCGCGGGGATGCCGTGCGAGGCTGCGAAACACTGCGAGGTGGGGCGCGGCTCGATCTCCCAAGGCGCGGGATCGGACGGCGGCACATCCTCCACGGCGAACTGCACGGGACGCACCAGCTGCGGCCATGCGCCGTTCAAACGGCGTATCTGCGCCGCCACCATATCGTCGAACATACCCGATCTGGTGCGGTAGCGCGGCAGACGGGTGCCGAACATCGGGGTGCGGGTGCCCCGTCCATGGCGGTTGCGATACACACGTGCGTTCCAAGGCGGCTCAAACATGCCTTCCACCATAGGACAAGGCGGCGGCATTGCGTTACGATACTGTCATTGGCCGTTGCATGACGACTCAGGAGGAGAGACCTATGGCGGTGGTTGTCTCATCGTGGAGAGACTGCGATCTGGATGCCGTCTGCGCTCGTGCGAAGGTGTTCGGATTCGATCTGGACAACACGCTCGCCACATCCAAGCAGCCGATGTCGCCGGCGATGGCGCGGCGTTTCGCGGCGCTCACCCATCTGACCCCCATCGCGCTGATCTCCGGCGGCAGCTACGGCGTGGTCCGCCATCAGGTGCTCGACGCGTTGGACGCGACCGCCGAACGCGCGGACCTGCATGTGATGCCCACCAGCGGCACGCGCTACTACCGTTGGAACGGCGAGGAATGGACGCTGGTGTACGACCATGACCTGGGCGAGGCCGACCGCGCCGCCATCATCGCCAGTCTGGAGCGTCGGGCCCGCGAGCAGGGCGCGTGGGAGAGCCGGGTATGGGGAGAGCGCATCGAGGACCGCGGCAGCCAGATCACGTTTTCCGCGTTGGGCCAGTGGGCGCCCGTGGAAGCCAAACGCGAATGGGATCCCGACGACACGCGCAAACGTCGTCTGGCGCGGGCCGTGCAGGCGGACCTGCCCCATATGCTGGTGCGCACCGGCGGCATGACCAGCGTGGATGTGAGCGAGCCCGGCACGGACAAATCCTATGCGATCGCCTCGCTGGCCGACAGACTCGGCATCGAACCCGGGCAGATCGCGTTCATCGGCGACCGTATGGATCCGGGCGGCAACGACTATCCGACGGCGCTGGCCGGAGCGATGGCGCTGCGCGTGAGCGATCCGGAGGATACGCTGCTGTTGTGCGACGAGCTGATCAGCCGGCTCGGTGGCTGATGACGGGCCTGGGGGAGGCGGTGCGGCGTTCGGCCGCCGCGGCGCGCGATCTGATGCTGCCGCGCGGATGCGCCGGATGCGACCGCCCCGACCAGGTGCTCTGCGACGACTGCCGCGCAGTATTCCAGGGATGCGAGCCGCGGGTCCTGACGGGTTGCGCGATGGGTGGGGCCATGGCCTGCGCGCCGTATCGCGGCGAGACCCGCCACGCGATCCTCGGATGGAAGGACCACGGCGACGAGGAACTCGACGGTGTGTTCGGCGAGCTGCTGGCCGATCTGGCGCAGCGCGGCGGTCTGATCGCATGGTGCCGTGGACTGCCGGCGTCGGACCTGCCGGTGTGGGTGGTGCCGCTGCCGTCCTCGTCCCGTTCGATGCGTCGGCGTGGGCGGCACCATACCATGCCGTTGGCCAAAGCCGTGGCCGCCCGTATGCGAGCGCAGGGCGTTGACGCGGTGGCGGTGGCGGCGCTGCTCAGCACCGCCACGGGAGGCCGGAGCGTGGAGCAGGGCAACGCCGCCGATCGGGGACGGCGCATCGGCGGCCATATCGTGTGCGACGACTCCTATGGGATGCGCGGCCGCGTGGTGGTGCTGGTGGACGACATCATCACCACCGGCGCCACCATGCGCCAATGCGCGGCCGTGGCGGGCGACGCCGGCGCGTGTGTGGCGACCCTGCTGGCGTTGGCGCAGACGCCGTCCGCCGCTACTCGCTGATGTGGTATTTCGGCAGTGTGATCTCGAAATCGGCGCCGCGCGCGTCATCGACCACTTTGACGGTGCCTCCGTGCAACTGGGCGGCCCACCGGGCGATGGACAGGCCCAGTCCGGTGCCTCCCGATTCGGTGCCGGGACCGGTTTTGCCTTTGACGAAGCGGCGGAAGATATCCGAACGGTCGGAGACGGGGATCTGCGAACCGAAGTTGATGACGTTCACCACCACGGTGCCGTGCGTCTCGTCCTCGCGGGCTTCGACGAGCACCGTGGTGCCGTCCGCGGAGTGCTTGAGCGCGTTGGCGATGATATTGGTGAACAGCTGGCGCAGACGGTCCTGATCGCCCTCCATCATGATGTCGCCGTCCACGCGCATGCGGATGTCGTGGGCGTGCCCCGCGTCGGCGATCTCCAACGGCTCCACCGTCTCGTCGAGGAACTCGCCCACATCGAAGCGCTCGATGTTCAGACTGGCCGCGCCCGCCTCCATACGGCTCAGATCAAGCAGGAAGGCGATGAGGTCGGACAGGCGGCGGGTCTGGTTGAGGATGCTTTCCATATTGGCCGGCGTCGGTTCCACCACGCCGTCGGCCATATTCTCGACCATCGCCTGCAGGGCCGAGACGGGGGTGCGCAGCTCGTGGCTCACATTGGCCACCATATCGCGGCGCATCTGGTCGGCGTGCTCCAGCTCCTCGGCCATCTCGTTGAAGGAGCGGGCCAACTGGCCGACCTCGTCGTGCCGTGTCGAATCGAGGTCGACGCGCACGGAATAGTCGCCTTCGGCCATGGCCTCGGCGGCGTCGCGCATCTGGCGCAGGGGAGCGGTGAGGCCGCGCGAGAAGTAGTAGGTGAACGACAATGCGACCACCAGCGTCAACGGCATGGCGATCCATCCGCTCCAGCCGAATTTCAGCAGGAACCAGCACATCGCGAAGGCGATGGCCGTGGCGGTGACGATGATGGTGGCGAGCTCGAGCTTGAGCGAGGAGAACAGCCCGAGCGGGCGCACGGGCTTCATCCGTGCGCCCGCTCGGGGAACGCGCATATGTGGCTGCTTGGTCATGGACTTCAGTCGGCCACCGGCGGCTCGAAGGCGTAGCCCACACCGTGCACGGTGCGGATCGTGTCGGCGCCGAGCTTATGGCGCAACGCCTTCACATGCGAATCGACCGTGCGGGTTCCGGAGGCGTCGACCCAATCCCAGACCTCCTCCAGCAGCTTTTCGCGGGTGAGCACCGACTTCGGCTTGCGGGCGAGCGTGGCCAGCAGGTCGAACTCGGTGGGGGTCAGATGCACCTGCTCCCCGTCCACCGTCACGATGCGCTGCGCGGGATCGATCACCAGAGAACCGAAATCGAGCAGCTTCTCGTTTTCGGAGTTCTTGGCGATCACCTTCGCGCGCTCGACACGACGCAACAGCGCCTTGCACCGGGCGATCAGCTCGCGCATGGAGAACGGCTTGGTCATGTAGTCGTCCGCTCCCGCGCCCAAGCCGATCACCTTATCCGCCTCATCGTCACGCGCGGTGAGGATGAGCACGGGAACGGGCCGATCCGCGACGATGCGCTTCGTGGCCTCCAATCCGTCCATCACCGGCAGCATGATGTCCATGATCACCAGATCGGGGCGGAGCTGGGACGCCGCCTGCACGGCGCTGGCGCCATCGCCGGCGACGCGGGCCGTCCAGCCCTCGGCGGTGATGCGCTGCGCGATGGCCGTGGCGAGCGTGGGCTCGTCCTCGACCACCAGCACCGTGCGTGGGGTCATGTTCTGATGCGCTGTCGTGTTGAGCATATTCATGTCGCCTTTCAGTCTACTGGCTTCAAGAATACCGTTCCCAACGCCGGAATCGTGAGACGTGCCGAAGCGGGTCGCGCGTGGTACTCGCCGGCGGTGGCCTCGAATGTGCCGTTATGGATGTCGGAGCCGCCGTATTTCAGGTCGTCCGTGGTGAAGGCCTCCGTCCAACGTCCGCCGTGGGGCAGTGGGACCTGATAGTTCTGCCATGCCTCGCCGGAGAAGTTGGTGACCACGACGACCTCCTCGCCCTGACTGCCCAGACGCAGGAAGCTCAGCGTGTTGTGGTCGGCGTCGTCGCTGGTGAGCCACTGGAATCCGTCCGAGGTGAAATCCTGGCTCCACAGCGCCGGTGTGTCCTTATAGAAGGCGTTGAGGTCGGCGACCATCTCCTGGATTCCCTGATGCTCGCGCCAGTTGAGGCAATCCCAGTCGATGGACGTGTTGTGGTTCCACTCGCCGTACTGGGCGAACTCGTTGCCCATGAAGGTGAGCTTCTTGCCCGGATGCGCCCACTGGTAGGAGAACAGCGCGCGCACGCCGGCGTAGCGCTGCCAGTCGTTGCCCGGCATCTTGCCGAACAGCGCGCCCTTGCCGTACACGACCTCGTCGTGGCTGATCGGCAGCACGTAGTGCTCGGAGTAGGCGTACACCATCGAGAAGGTGATTTCGTTGTGGTGCCACTTGCGGTTGATCGGCTCCTCGTGCAGATAGGCGAGGGTGTCGTGCATCCAGCCCATATTCCACTTGAGGCCGAATCCGATGCCTCCCGCGTTCGTCGGCGCGGTGATGCCCGGATAGGCGGTGGACTCCTCGGCGATCATCATCACGCCGGGGTTGTTCTTGTAGGCCGTGGCGTTCGCCTCCTTGAGGAAGTCGATCGCCTCGAGGTTCTCGCGCCCGCCGTAGATGTTCGGATGCCACTGGCCGTCCTCGCGGCTGTAGTCGAGGTAGAGCATGGAGCTCACCGCGTCCACGCGCAGCGCGTCCACATGGTATTCGCCCAGCCAGAAGCAGGCGTTGGCCACCAGGAAGTTGCGCACCTCGCGGCGGCCGAAGTTGAAGATGTAGGTGCCCCAGTCGGGATGCTCGCCGCGGGTCGGGTCCGGATCCTCGTACAGCGGGGTGCCGTCGAAACGGCCCAGCGCGAAGGCGTCCTTCGGGAAGTGCGCGGGCACCCAGTCCATGATCACGCCGATTCCCGCCTCGTGCAGCTTGTCGACGAGGTACTTGAAGTCGTCGGGGAGCCCAAGCGCGAGTCGACCGCGTAGTAGCCGGTCACCTGATAGCCCCACGAACCGGAGAACGGGTGTTCGGCCAGCGGCATGAACTCCACATGGGTGAAGCCCATCTTCTCGATGTACGGCACCAGCTTGTCGGCCAGCTCGCGGTAGTTGGACACGTCGGTGCGCCAGCTGTTGGCGTGCATCTCGTAGATCGAGACGGGGCCGTTGTGCGGGTCGGTGGTGCGGCGGCGCTCCATCCACGCGTCGTCTCCCCATTCGTGCGTCGACTCGGCCACGACGGAGCCGGTCGCCGGCGGGATCTCGTGGCTGCGCTCCATCGGGTCGGCCTTCTGGATCCACTCGTAGTTGGCGTTGAGGATCTCGTATTTGTAGACCTCGCCAGCGCCGACGCCGGGAATGAAGATCTCCCACACGCCGGAGGAGCCGAGCGCGCGCATGGCGTGGCGGCGGCCGTCCCACGAGTTGAAGTTGCCG
This window contains:
- a CDS encoding ComF family protein codes for the protein MRRADQPARWLMTGLGEAVRRSAAAARDLMLPRGCAGCDRPDQVLCDDCRAVFQGCEPRVLTGCAMGGAMACAPYRGETRHAILGWKDHGDEELDGVFGELLADLAQRGGLIAWCRGLPASDLPVWVVPLPSSSRSMRRRGRHHTMPLAKAVAARMRAQGVDAVAVAALLSTATGGRSVEQGNAADRGRRIGGHIVCDDSYGMRGRVVVLVDDIITTGATMRQCAAVAGDAGACVATLLALAQTPSAATR
- a CDS encoding HAD-IIB family hydrolase, translating into MVVSSWRDCDLDAVCARAKVFGFDLDNTLATSKQPMSPAMARRFAALTHLTPIALISGGSYGVVRHQVLDALDATAERADLHVMPTSGTRYYRWNGEEWTLVYDHDLGEADRAAIIASLERRAREQGAWESRVWGERIEDRGSQITFSALGQWAPVEAKREWDPDDTRKRRLARAVQADLPHMLVRTGGMTSVDVSEPGTDKSYAIASLADRLGIEPGQIAFIGDRMDPGGNDYPTALAGAMALRVSDPEDTLLLCDELISRLGG
- a CDS encoding response regulator transcription factor, translating into MLNTTAHQNMTPRTVLVVEDEPTLATAIAQRITAEGWTARVAGDGASAVQAASQLRPDLVIMDIMLPVMDGLEATKRIVADRPVPVLILTARDDEADKVIGLGAGADDYMTKPFSMRELIARCKALLRRVERAKVIAKNSENEKLLDFGSLVIDPAQRIVTVDGEQVHLTPTEFDLLATLARKPKSVLTREKLLEEVWDWVDASGTRTVDSHVKALRHKLGADTIRTVHGVGYAFEPPVAD
- a CDS encoding metallopeptidase family protein, coding for MFEPPWNARVYRNRHGRGTRTPMFGTRLPRYRTRSGMFDDMVAAQIRRLNGAWPQLVRPVQFAVEDVPPSDPAPWEIEPRPTSQCFAASHGIPARIVLYRLPLQTHALSRMELQWAIRDELVGRLAQLYGRRPEEIDPDWGM
- a CDS encoding sensor histidine kinase, which codes for MRVPRAGARMKPVRPLGLFSSLKLELATIIVTATAIAFAMCWFLLKFGWSGWIAMPLTLVVALSFTYYFSRGLTAPLRQMRDAAEAMAEGDYSVRVDLDSTRHDEVGQLARSFNEMAEELEHADQMRRDMVANVSHELRTPVSALQAMVENMADGVVEPTPANMESILNQTRRLSDLIAFLLDLSRMEAGAASLNIERFDVGEFLDETVEPLEIADAGHAHDIRMRVDGDIMMEGDQDRLRQLFTNIIANALKHSADGTTVLVEAREDETHGTVVVNVINFGSQIPVSDRSDIFRRFVKGKTGPGTESGGTGLGLSIARWAAQLHGGTVKVVDDARGADFEITLPKYHISE